One Primulina tabacum isolate GXHZ01 chromosome 10, ASM2559414v2, whole genome shotgun sequence DNA segment encodes these proteins:
- the LOC142505861 gene encoding uncharacterized protein LOC142505861 → MAEIPREHRGDAEKVFLRMMIDEIEKGYASGSTFRLESQLSVNRKFRMLFGPIFSDRYLKSRLKNLRKRHKEFSELLNQEGIKWNMQLNAVYGNDKPLKEEYRHRYRRGGSIGEPNFELMRQVFESGVIFE, encoded by the exons ATGGCCGAGATACCCCGTGAACATAGAGGAGATGCAGAAAAGGTTTTTCTAAGGATGATGATAGACGAGATCGAAAAGGGATACGCATCAGGATCAACATTTAGGCTAGAAAGCCAATTGAGTGTGAACAGGAAATTCCGAATGTTATTTGGCCCCATCTTTTCAGATCGTTATCTGAAGTCTAGACTGAAAAATCTCAGGAAGCGACATAAGGAGTTCTCAGAACTGTTGAATCAAGAAGGGATTAAGTGGAACATGCAGCTTAATGCTGTTTATGGCAATGATAAACCGCTGAAGGAAGAGTACAGG CATCGTTACAGGCGTGGGGGTTCCATCGGAGAACCAAACTTCGAGCTCATGCGCCAAGTTTTCGAGAGTGGAGTTATATTTGAGTAA